The Candidatus Brocadiia bacterium genome has a segment encoding these proteins:
- the gdhA gene encoding NADP-specific glutamate dehydrogenase, which translates to MAASSVKEFMGRLIAKNPGEKEFHQAVFEVASSLMPFIEKNPKYKRAKILERIAEPERVIMFRVPWLDDKGEVQVNRGFRIEMNSAIGPYKGGLRLHPSVNLGILKFLAFEQVFKNSLTTLPMGGGKGGSDFDPKGKSDNEVMKFCQSFMSELFRHIGPDTDVPAGDIGVGGREIGFLFGQYKRLRNEFTGVLTGKGRAWGGSLIRPEATGYGTLYFAEEMLKTRKESMEGKIVAISGSGNVAQYAVEKTLEMGGTPVTLSDSNGTVYDPKGITTEKLAYVMQLKNEKRGRIEEYAAKYKCKYLAGKRPWGIKCDVALPCATQNEVDVNDAKTLVKNGCICVSEGANMPSTIEAVNVFLGAKILYGPGKAANAGGVATSGLEMSQNSLRLSWTREEVDEKLHNIMKAIHAQCAEYGTEGSFINYVNGANIAGFVKVANSMLDHGVV; encoded by the coding sequence ATGGCAGCCAGTAGTGTAAAGGAATTCATGGGCCGGCTCATCGCCAAGAATCCCGGCGAAAAGGAATTCCACCAGGCCGTGTTCGAAGTGGCATCGTCCCTCATGCCCTTCATCGAAAAGAACCCCAAGTACAAGAGGGCTAAAATACTCGAGCGTATCGCCGAGCCCGAAAGAGTCATCATGTTCCGGGTGCCCTGGCTGGACGACAAAGGCGAGGTCCAGGTAAACCGCGGCTTCCGGATTGAGATGAACAGCGCCATCGGACCCTACAAGGGCGGTCTGCGCCTTCATCCCTCGGTCAACCTGGGCATCCTGAAGTTCCTGGCTTTTGAGCAGGTCTTCAAGAACTCGCTGACCACCCTGCCCATGGGCGGCGGCAAAGGCGGCTCGGACTTCGACCCCAAGGGCAAATCTGACAACGAAGTCATGAAGTTCTGCCAATCGTTCATGTCGGAACTATTCCGCCATATCGGCCCGGACACAGACGTCCCGGCCGGCGACATCGGCGTGGGCGGCCGTGAAATCGGATTCCTGTTCGGCCAGTACAAGAGGCTCCGCAACGAGTTCACCGGCGTCCTGACCGGCAAGGGCCGGGCCTGGGGCGGCAGCTTGATTCGCCCCGAAGCCACCGGCTACGGCACACTCTACTTCGCCGAAGAAATGCTCAAGACCCGCAAGGAATCGATGGAAGGCAAAATCGTAGCCATCTCCGGCTCCGGCAACGTCGCCCAGTACGCCGTGGAAAAGACCCTGGAAATGGGCGGCACACCGGTCACCCTGTCCGATTCCAACGGCACCGTCTATGACCCCAAAGGCATCACCACCGAAAAGCTGGCCTACGTCATGCAGCTCAAGAACGAAAAGCGCGGCCGCATCGAAGAATACGCCGCCAAGTACAAATGCAAATACCTGGCCGGCAAACGCCCCTGGGGCATCAAGTGCGACGTGGCACTGCCCTGCGCCACCCAGAACGAAGTTGACGTCAACGACGCCAAAACCCTGGTCAAGAACGGCTGTATCTGCGTCTCCGAAGGCGCCAACATGCCCTCGACCATCGAAGCGGTCAACGTGTTCCTGGGCGCCAAGATACTCTACGGCCCGGGCAAAGCCGCCAACGCCGGCGGCGTGGCCACCAGCGGACTGGAAATGTCACAGAACAGCCTGCGCCTGAGCTGGACCCGCGAAGAGGTAGACGAGAAACTGCACAACATAATGAAAGCCATCCACGCCCAGTGCGCCGAATACGGCACGGAAGGCAGCTTCATCAACTACGTCAACGGAGCCAACATCGCCGGCTTCGTCAAAGTAGCCAACTCCATGCTCGACCACGGGGTGGTCTAG
- a CDS encoding isoprenylcysteine carboxylmethyltransferase family protein has product MNKRYYIGRFLFRYRWFAYLLISLPMVVLRDHITADWLNWMEQYYLTWIIGGILLAKGCGIRIYAARYIGWKGQPGDPLKRQLATEGPYRFTRNPLYWGNILGFGGAAFLLKLIWYVPVAVFAIFILHQMLIAWYEEKRMLEKSGPDYQAYYDRTPRWGPKLSALFTKSDAVNVTRFPWGRVLMAELGTIGGFAGVIVVALVKEFIVKA; this is encoded by the coding sequence ATGAACAAAAGATATTACATAGGCCGGTTCCTTTTTAGGTATCGCTGGTTTGCCTACCTGCTGATATCCCTGCCCATGGTCGTACTGCGCGACCATATTACCGCTGATTGGTTAAACTGGATGGAACAGTATTACCTGACTTGGATAATCGGCGGGATACTTCTGGCCAAAGGCTGCGGTATCCGGATTTACGCGGCCCGTTATATCGGTTGGAAGGGGCAGCCGGGCGACCCGTTGAAACGCCAGCTGGCCACCGAAGGTCCTTACCGGTTCACCCGCAACCCGCTTTACTGGGGTAACATCCTCGGTTTCGGCGGCGCGGCTTTTCTCTTGAAACTTATCTGGTACGTGCCCGTAGCCGTATTCGCCATATTCATACTCCACCAGATGCTGATAGCCTGGTACGAGGAAAAACGGATGCTCGAGAAATCCGGTCCGGATTACCAAGCGTATTACGACCGAACCCCGCGCTGGGGTCCGAAATTGTCCGCTTTGTTTACCAAGAGCGATGCGGTCAATGTCACCAGATTTCCCTGGGGTCGGGTGTTGATGGCCGAGCTGGGCACCATCGGCGGGTTCGCCGGCGTTATTGTTGTCGCTCTGGTTAAAGAGTTTATCGTTAAAGCCTGA
- the glpX gene encoding class II fructose-bisphosphatase: MDRNLALEFVRVTEAAALGAAKWMGLGNDKAADQAAVDYMRKAFSAITFEGTVVIGEGERDEAPMLYIGEKIGKGGGPKLDIAIDPLEGTTLTAQGRPNAIAVVAAAPSGHFLNAPDTYMKKIAVGPRAAGAIDINAPVKDNVKAVAKKLGRDVSNITVVILDRPRHADIIREVRETGARIYLIQDGDVAAAVATAFPPDSEIDLLLGIGGAPEGVLAAAALQCLGGDMQGQLKPRNEEEVKRAHKMGVKNIDKVFNINELAKPDDIMFAATGVTNGSFLKGVRITGDGATTHSVVMRSKTGTIRYIEAHHRFSKKPVY, encoded by the coding sequence ATGGATAGGAATTTAGCATTGGAATTTGTCAGGGTGACGGAAGCGGCCGCATTAGGGGCTGCTAAATGGATGGGGTTAGGGAATGACAAGGCCGCCGACCAGGCCGCGGTGGATTATATGCGCAAGGCATTTTCGGCAATCACTTTTGAAGGAACGGTCGTCATCGGTGAGGGCGAGCGGGATGAAGCGCCGATGCTTTATATCGGCGAAAAAATCGGCAAGGGCGGTGGTCCGAAGCTGGATATCGCCATTGACCCGCTCGAAGGCACCACCCTGACGGCTCAGGGACGGCCCAATGCCATAGCGGTTGTGGCCGCGGCGCCGAGCGGTCATTTCCTCAACGCGCCCGATACATACATGAAAAAGATAGCCGTCGGCCCGCGCGCTGCCGGAGCTATCGATATCAACGCCCCGGTTAAGGACAATGTCAAGGCCGTGGCTAAAAAACTGGGCCGTGATGTGAGCAATATCACCGTGGTTATTTTAGACCGCCCCAGGCACGCGGACATTATCAGGGAAGTCCGTGAAACAGGCGCACGGATTTATTTGATTCAGGACGGCGATGTGGCCGCCGCAGTGGCAACCGCCTTCCCGCCTGATTCGGAGATTGATCTTTTACTCGGTATCGGCGGAGCGCCCGAAGGCGTTCTGGCCGCGGCCGCTTTGCAATGTTTGGGCGGTGATATGCAGGGACAGCTGAAACCGCGCAATGAAGAGGAGGTTAAACGGGCTCATAAGATGGGTGTAAAAAATATAGACAAGGTTTTTAATATAAATGAACTGGCCAAGCCTGATGATATTATGTTCGCGGCTACCGGCGTAACCAATGGGTCATTCCTTAAAGGCGTCCGGATTACAGGCGACGGGGCAACCACCCATTCGGTGGTGATGCGCTCGAAAACAGGCACGATTCGGTATATCGAGGCGCATCATAGGTTCTCTAAGAAACCGGTGTATTAG
- the recA gene encoding recombinase RecA, which yields MAEQKEKEKKAPAVSAEQKQKSDALTQAIAHLEKQYGKGAVMKLGGETRIDIPCISTGSLSLDIALGGRGVPKGRVIEIFGPEASGKTTLSLHIVANAQKNGGTAAFIDVEHALDPIYAEKIGVNLEDLVISQPDSGEQALNTAETLVRSNAVDIVVVDSVAALVPQAEIEGNIGDAHVGLQARLMSQALRKLTAIISKSNTCVIFINQLREKIGISWGNPETTPGGRALKFYASVRLDVRKIGSLKNTAEEVIGTHVRVSVVKNKVAPPFRKVELDIMHSGGISYIGDVLDMAVTAEVVKKSGAWMEYKGNRIGQGREKAKDYLKENPPIMKEIEDEVKKLHGLA from the coding sequence ATGGCAGAGCAAAAGGAAAAAGAAAAGAAAGCCCCGGCGGTTAGTGCCGAACAGAAGCAGAAATCGGATGCTTTGACTCAGGCAATTGCTCATCTGGAAAAGCAGTACGGCAAGGGCGCGGTGATGAAACTGGGCGGTGAAACGCGCATTGATATACCGTGCATCTCGACCGGTTCTTTGAGCTTGGACATTGCTCTGGGTGGCCGCGGCGTGCCCAAGGGCCGGGTGATTGAGATATTCGGGCCGGAAGCTTCCGGCAAGACAACGCTGTCGTTGCATATCGTGGCTAACGCCCAGAAAAACGGCGGCACGGCCGCGTTCATTGACGTGGAACACGCGCTTGATCCGATTTATGCCGAGAAAATAGGCGTTAATCTGGAAGACCTGGTGATTTCCCAGCCGGACAGCGGCGAACAGGCCCTTAACACAGCCGAGACCTTGGTTCGGAGTAATGCGGTTGATATCGTGGTCGTTGACTCGGTGGCGGCGCTGGTGCCCCAAGCCGAAATCGAAGGCAATATCGGCGATGCGCACGTTGGTCTCCAGGCACGCTTGATGTCACAGGCGCTCCGGAAACTGACCGCGATTATCAGCAAGTCCAACACCTGCGTGATATTCATCAACCAGCTTCGCGAGAAAATCGGCATTTCCTGGGGTAACCCGGAAACCACGCCGGGCGGACGGGCGCTGAAGTTCTACGCTTCGGTTAGGCTGGATGTGCGTAAAATAGGTTCGCTCAAGAATACCGCCGAAGAGGTTATTGGCACCCATGTCCGGGTGAGCGTGGTTAAAAATAAGGTCGCGCCGCCATTCCGGAAGGTGGAGCTTGATATTATGCACTCCGGCGGGATTTCTTACATAGGAGATGTTTTGGATATGGCCGTTACTGCGGAAGTGGTTAAGAAGAGCGGCGCTTGGATGGAATACAAAGGCAACCGTATCGGCCAGGGGCGGGAAAAGGCTAAGGATTACCTCAAGGAGAATCCCCCGATTATGAAGGAGATAGAAGACGAGGTTAAGAAGCTTCACGGTTTAGCGTAA
- the bioD gene encoding dethiobiotin synthase, with amino-acid sequence MNNHSFFITGTDTEVGKTVVTAVLCGIFREQGYDVGVMKPVSSGGRADAFYLLNHTGLKDPIELINPVHFRQPLAPTIAARLEAKTISIKKIMATYRKLKSIHKDGLLVEGVGGLMVPLAKNYLVADLIKDMKLPVIIVSRPRLGTINHTLLTIGELKRRRIPIEGFITNHTEPENKNDLTAKMSPDIIRNISGVKYLGAIPYMGNA; translated from the coding sequence ATGAACAACCACTCTTTTTTCATAACCGGCACGGACACCGAAGTGGGCAAAACCGTGGTCACCGCCGTGCTCTGCGGCATCTTCCGGGAACAGGGTTATGATGTCGGCGTGATGAAACCGGTTTCCAGCGGCGGCCGGGCCGATGCCTTTTATCTCCTGAACCATACCGGGTTAAAAGACCCTATTGAGCTGATCAACCCGGTCCATTTCAGGCAACCGCTGGCACCAACCATAGCCGCCCGGCTGGAAGCCAAGACCATCTCGATTAAAAAGATTATGGCCACATACAGAAAACTCAAATCCATCCATAAGGACGGCCTGCTGGTCGAAGGCGTGGGCGGGCTGATGGTCCCGCTGGCAAAGAATTATCTGGTAGCCGACCTGATAAAAGATATGAAATTACCGGTTATCATCGTCAGCCGCCCCCGGCTGGGCACCATAAACCATACCCTGCTGACTATCGGGGAATTAAAACGCCGCCGGATTCCCATCGAAGGATTCATCACCAATCACACCGAGCCGGAAAACAAGAACGACCTGACCGCGAAAATGAGCCCAGACATTATCCGGAATATTTCCGGCGTCAAATACCTCGGCGCCATACCTTATATGGGCAACGCCTGA
- a CDS encoding glutamate mutase L, with the protein MNVIIATDCGSTTTKAILIEKTASGEYRQTFRGEAPTTVEAPFEDVTKGVLNAISEVEDLSGRKILDGEKIIYPNNGKTGVDIYVSTSSAGGGLQMMVAGAVKSMTGESAQRAALGAGAIVMDVLASNDGRLPHEKIERIRQLRPDMVLLSGGTDGGTVTHVVELAEYLAAADPKPRFGIGYQLPVIFAGNKIARPNIEEILGKRTALYITDNIRPVLERENLGPARHEIHELFLEHVMAQAPGYKKLMSWVGAPIMPTPAAVGLIMETIAKRQGINLVGVDIGGATTDTFSVFDGIFNRTVSANLGMSYSISNVLAEAGLPNIMRWVPFDIKEEDIRNRIKNKMIRPTTIPQTLEELKVEQAIAREALRLAFEHHKKLAVGLKGIQQERSISDAFDQSASGQTLIDMKRLNLIVGSGGILSHSPRRSQSMMMMMDSYQPVGVTLISVDSIFMMPHLGVLSTVNDKAATDVFTRDCMVYIGTCVATVGQGKVGDKCLEYKITFPDGKVVTDSMPYGEVRLYQLGVGQEATIEVTPARGFDLGEGKGKAINKKVAGGVVGLAFDTRGRPLVLPENKDERVSCLNKWAKAMNLYPE; encoded by the coding sequence ATGAACGTAATAATTGCAACGGACTGCGGAAGCACCACTACTAAGGCGATTCTGATAGAAAAGACCGCCTCGGGCGAGTACCGCCAGACCTTTAGGGGCGAGGCGCCGACCACGGTTGAAGCGCCTTTCGAGGATGTCACCAAAGGCGTTCTCAACGCCATCTCTGAGGTGGAGGATCTCTCCGGCCGTAAGATTCTTGACGGCGAAAAGATTATTTATCCCAACAACGGCAAGACCGGTGTTGATATCTACGTTTCCACCAGCTCCGCCGGCGGCGGCCTGCAAATGATGGTGGCCGGTGCGGTTAAGAGTATGACCGGTGAAAGCGCTCAGCGCGCCGCGCTCGGCGCCGGCGCTATTGTCATGGACGTGCTGGCCTCAAACGATGGACGCCTGCCGCACGAGAAAATTGAACGCATCCGCCAGCTTCGCCCGGATATGGTTCTTTTATCCGGCGGTACCGACGGTGGTACCGTCACCCACGTGGTCGAACTGGCTGAATATTTGGCCGCGGCCGACCCCAAGCCGCGTTTCGGCATCGGCTACCAACTGCCGGTCATCTTTGCCGGGAACAAGATAGCCCGGCCCAATATCGAAGAAATCTTGGGTAAGCGCACGGCTCTTTACATTACTGACAACATTCGGCCGGTTCTGGAGCGTGAGAATCTCGGCCCGGCCCGGCACGAAATACACGAACTTTTCCTAGAACACGTTATGGCTCAGGCGCCCGGATACAAAAAGCTTATGTCTTGGGTCGGTGCGCCGATTATGCCCACGCCGGCCGCCGTCGGCCTGATTATGGAAACCATCGCCAAGAGACAGGGCATTAACCTGGTCGGAGTCGACATCGGCGGCGCCACCACCGATACCTTCTCGGTTTTTGACGGTATTTTTAACCGTACCGTCAGCGCTAACCTAGGGATGAGTTACAGTATTTCTAACGTTCTGGCCGAGGCCGGACTGCCCAATATTATGCGCTGGGTGCCGTTTGATATCAAGGAAGAAGACATACGCAATCGTATTAAGAATAAAATGATTCGTCCGACCACTATTCCCCAGACTCTGGAAGAACTTAAGGTCGAGCAGGCCATCGCCCGCGAGGCATTGCGGCTGGCCTTTGAGCATCATAAGAAACTGGCGGTAGGGTTGAAGGGCATTCAACAGGAGCGGAGCATTTCCGACGCTTTTGACCAGAGTGCTTCCGGGCAGACTCTGATAGATATGAAACGCCTGAACTTGATAGTCGGCAGCGGCGGGATACTCTCGCACTCGCCCCGGCGATCACAGTCGATGATGATGATGATGGACTCTTACCAGCCGGTCGGCGTGACGCTTATTTCAGTGGATAGCATTTTTATGATGCCGCATCTGGGCGTTCTTTCCACGGTTAATGATAAAGCCGCCACCGACGTTTTTACCCGTGATTGCATGGTTTACATCGGTACTTGCGTGGCCACAGTTGGTCAGGGCAAGGTTGGCGACAAGTGTTTGGAATATAAGATAACCTTTCCGGACGGCAAGGTTGTAACCGATTCTATGCCTTACGGCGAGGTCAGGTTATATCAGCTGGGTGTCGGTCAGGAAGCAACGATTGAAGTTACTCCGGCCCGAGGATTTGATTTGGGTGAAGGCAAGGGCAAGGCTATTAATAAAAAAGTGGCCGGCGGCGTGGTTGGGCTGGCTTTTGATACCCGGGGTAGGCCGCTGGTACTGCCTGAAAATAAAGACGAACGGGTTAGCTGTTTGAACAAATGGGCTAAGGCAATGAACCTTTACCCGGAATAA
- a CDS encoding SDR family oxidoreductase yields MYLVTGGAGFIGSHIVERLVRQGKKVRIIDDLSSGLLANLKGFGHKVQFIKGDIRDARAVARAMRGVKYVIHEAALKSVPESILRPRQFHDVNVNGTFNLLLAAKDAGVRRFVFASSSSVYGDAASLPVRESFPVQPISPYGATKVMGEIYCRNFHQVFGLPTAVVRYFNVFGPRQDPKSPYAGVIPKFIKALKNNQRPTIFGNGLQSRDFTYIDNVVDGTLKALTAPIPPSVPAINIANGNPYSVLAMAKLLNKIMGKDVKPLFKPPRKGDILHSYADITLARKYLKYKSTVSFAQGLGKTVSYFI; encoded by the coding sequence ATGTATTTAGTAACCGGCGGCGCGGGATTCATCGGCTCGCATATCGTCGAACGACTTGTCCGGCAGGGCAAAAAAGTCCGGATTATCGACGACCTGTCCAGCGGACTGCTGGCCAACCTCAAGGGCTTTGGCCATAAAGTCCAGTTCATCAAGGGCGACATCCGCGACGCCAGGGCCGTGGCCCGGGCCATGCGCGGAGTCAAATACGTCATACACGAGGCCGCCCTGAAATCGGTGCCAGAATCCATACTCCGCCCGCGCCAGTTCCACGATGTCAACGTCAACGGCACATTTAACCTGCTCCTGGCCGCCAAGGATGCCGGCGTGCGCAGGTTCGTCTTCGCCTCGTCCAGCTCGGTTTACGGCGATGCGGCCAGCCTGCCGGTCAGGGAATCGTTCCCGGTCCAGCCGATATCGCCCTACGGCGCCACCAAGGTCATGGGCGAGATATACTGCCGTAACTTCCACCAGGTATTCGGGCTGCCCACCGCGGTGGTGCGTTATTTCAACGTCTTCGGCCCGCGCCAGGACCCCAAATCGCCCTATGCCGGGGTCATCCCAAAGTTCATCAAGGCGCTCAAAAATAACCAGAGGCCGACCATCTTCGGCAACGGCCTCCAGTCGCGCGACTTTACATACATAGACAACGTCGTGGACGGCACGCTAAAGGCCCTGACCGCGCCGATTCCGCCCAGCGTTCCGGCCATCAACATCGCCAACGGCAATCCCTACAGCGTCCTGGCTATGGCCAAACTGCTCAATAAAATAATGGGCAAGGATGTCAAGCCCCTATTCAAGCCCCCTCGCAAGGGCGATATCCTGCACTCCTATGCCGACATTACCCTGGCCCGCAAATACCTCAAATACAAATCAACGGTCAGCTTCGCCCAGGGCCTGGGCAAGACAGTCAGCTATTTCATATAA
- a CDS encoding PAS domain-containing protein — protein sequence MCVNNMVSLPTGNLGLDELLNILNTLPVDITFVDKDDKVRYFSETKGRIFVRPRTIIGREVKNCHPAKSLAAVEKIIKSFKDGTKDSHSFWINLQGKMVYIRYFAVRDSEKKYMGTLEVTQDITDIKKIEGEKRLMDA from the coding sequence ATGTGCGTGAACAATATGGTTTCTTTGCCGACCGGGAATCTGGGGCTGGACGAACTGCTTAACATCCTGAATACGCTGCCGGTGGACATCACCTTTGTGGACAAGGACGACAAGGTCAGGTATTTCTCCGAGACCAAGGGGCGGATATTCGTCCGGCCCAGGACCATTATCGGGCGCGAGGTCAAGAACTGCCACCCGGCCAAGAGCCTTGCGGCCGTGGAGAAGATAATCAAGTCGTTCAAGGACGGCACCAAGGATTCTCACAGCTTTTGGATTAACCTGCAGGGCAAGATGGTCTATATCCGTTACTTCGCGGTGCGCGACAGCGAGAAGAAATATATGGGTACGCTGGAAGTCACCCAGGACATTACCGATATCAAGAAGATTGAGGGCGAAAAACGGCTGATGGACGCTTAG
- the thpR gene encoding RNA 2',3'-cyclic phosphodiesterase translates to MRLFVAITLDESVRQALIKAQAELRQSGVDARWVEPVNIHLTMRFLGEVPESMVSKLAETLVKACSGHRAFSMEIVGLGAFPPACASHADRNVSRPRVVWAGCRELKPVLPALYRDIETGILGMGLPGDDKTFLAHITLGRVKSGKNVDKLATVINSNNSKSFGIQAVSGVTLFESKLTPDGPIYREVEKFKLG, encoded by the coding sequence ATGCGATTATTTGTCGCGATAACGCTGGATGAATCCGTTCGTCAGGCTTTGATTAAGGCGCAGGCTGAATTAAGGCAGTCAGGCGTCGATGCGCGATGGGTTGAGCCAGTCAATATCCACCTGACCATGCGTTTTCTGGGCGAGGTGCCTGAATCGATGGTTTCTAAATTGGCAGAAACTTTGGTCAAAGCCTGTTCCGGACACAGGGCTTTTAGTATGGAGATTGTTGGGCTGGGCGCTTTTCCGCCTGCCTGTGCGTCACACGCAGACAGGAACGTCAGCCGTCCGCGAGTAGTCTGGGCCGGATGCCGTGAGCTGAAGCCGGTGTTGCCGGCGCTTTACCGCGATATTGAAACCGGTATTTTGGGCATGGGACTGCCCGGGGACGACAAGACCTTCTTAGCTCACATAACCCTGGGCCGGGTAAAATCGGGGAAGAATGTTGATAAACTGGCAACAGTTATTAATAGTAATAATAGTAAATCGTTTGGTATTCAGGCAGTCAGCGGCGTGACGCTGTTCGAAAGCAAACTTACGCCGGACGGCCCGATTTACCGCGAAGTGGAGAAATTTAAATTAGGATAA